A genomic window from Glycine soja cultivar W05 chromosome 10, ASM419377v2, whole genome shotgun sequence includes:
- the LOC114371679 gene encoding autophagy-related protein 18b-like, which produces MANHSSLPSLLCASFNQDHSYFVVGTKDGVRIFDTNTGRLCYQKIKFTFVIAEMLFSSSLLAIIRAGDQPSLSPCRLCLFNTTTGAAIRELNFLTSILDVCMNRQRLIVILQDKAYAYEINSLIILDTIDTMPNIKAFETHNLIKELNVKALQHIRQIAQESSGEIEYGGGRQPVVLITFSQRLCRGFNDVVNGYVDDGWSLMEWKI; this is translated from the exons ATGGCCAACCATTCTTCTTTGCCATCTTTACTTTGCGCTTCTTTCAACCAAGACCATAG TTACTTTGTCGTTGGCACCAAAGATGGTGTTAGAATATTTGATACCAATACAGGAAGACTTTGTTATCAAAAGATAAAATTCA CTTTTGTTATTGCTGAGATGTTGTTTAGCTCCAGTCTTCTTGCTATCATCAGAGCCGGTGATCAA CCATCTTTGTCCCCTTGCCGTCTTTGTTTATTCAATACAACCACTGGAGCTGCTATTagagaattgaattttttaacttcCATACTTGATGTTTGCATGAATAGACAAAG ACTCATTGTCATTTTACAAGACAAAGCATATGCATATGAAATAAATAGTCTCATAATCTTGGATACTATTGACACAATGCCAAATATTAAAG CCTTTGAAACACACAACCTTATAAAGGAGCTTAATGTAAAG GCCTTGCAACATATAAGACAAATAGCACAAGAATCAAGTGGAGAAATTGAGTATGGTGGTGGACGCCAGCCTGTTGTTTTAATAACATTTAGCCAAAGACTTTGCAG GGGCTTTAATGATGTTGTGAATGGGTATGTTGATGATGGCTGGTCACTGATGGAGTGGAAGATTTGA